The Xanthomonas sontii genomic sequence GTGGCAGGAACGCCGCGGACGGACGCCGTTGTTGCCGCCGGCCTTGTTGCGGCTGCCCAGCGTGCGCTTCGCGCTGCTGGTGGGCGGGGTGTTCTTCACCTGCTGGAGCGGTTTCATGTTCGTGCTGGCGCTGACCCTGCAGACCGGCGCCGGTCTCTCGCCGCTGCAGTCCGGCAATGCGTTCATCGTGCTGGGCGCGGCCTACTTCGCCTCTGCGCTGGTCAGCGCCCGCGTGGCGGCGCGCTGCGGCCCGGTGCCGACGCTACTGCTGGGCTGCATGGTGCAGATGCTGGGCCTGCTGGGGCTGGCCTGGACGCTGCACGCAGTGTGGCCGCATCCGGACGCGCGCACTCTGGCCCCGGCGACGGCACTGATCGGCGCCGGCCAGGCCTGGATCGTGGCCAGCTTCTACCGCATCGGCCTGTCGCAGGTCCCCACCACGCATGCCGGCGCGGGCAGCGCCATGCTCTCCACCATCCTGCAGGCGGCCATGGGCCTGGGGCCGGCGGCGCTGGGTGCGATCTACGCTCACGCCCGCGGCGGCGGCAGCCTGGCCGCGATGCAGGCGGCGCTGACCAGCGAGTGGCTGGCGATGCTGCTGCTGGTGATCTGCGCACTGCTCTATCTGCGCCGGCAGCGCCGCGCAGGGGCCTCGTCGACGGCGAGCGCTGCGGCGCTGCCGCCGATCGCCGAGTAGCCCGCGCGGCACCACCCGCGCGTCTGCCGCCGCCACCGTGCGGCAACGATTGCCGGCGGCCGTCCGGCTATAATCCGCCATCCCTTTCGACGCCCTCCGGCCGCCGGCCGGCGGGCGCCCTGCGCCTTTGGAGCCGCCATGTCGCAATACATCTACACCATGAACCGGGTCAGCAAGACCGTGCCGCCCAAGCGCCAGATCATCAAGGACATCTCGCTGTCGTTCTTCCCCGGCGCCAAGATCGGCCTGCTCGGCCTCAACGGCGCCGGCAAGTCCACCGTGCTGAAGATCATGGCCGGCGTGGACACCGATTTCGAAGGCGAGGCGCGTCCGCAGCCCGGCACCAAGGTCGGCTACCTGGCGCAGGAGCCGGAGCTGGACCCGAACAAGACCGTGCGCGAGTCGGTCGAGGAAGGCGTGGGCGAAGTGCTGCAGGCGCAGGCCGCGCTGGAAGCGGTGTACGCCGCCTATGCCGAGGAAGGCGCCGATTTCGACGCGCTGGCCAAGGAACAGGAGCGCCTGGAGGCGATCTTGGCCGCCGGCGACGCGCACACCCTGGAGAACCAGCTCGACGTGGCCGCCGACGCGCTGCGGCTGCCGCCGTGGGACGCCAAGATCGCCAACCTGTCCGGCGGCGAGAAGCGCCGTGTGGCGCTGTGCCGGCTGCTGCTGCAGAAGCCGGACATGCTGCTGCTCGACGAACCGACCAACCACCTCGACGCCGAGTCGGTCGAATGGCTGGAGCAGTTCCTGGCGCGCTACACCGGCACCGTGGTCGCGGTGACCCACGATCGCTACTTCCTCGACAACGCCGCCGAGTGGATCCTGGAACTGGACCGCGGCCGCGGCATTCCGTGGAAGGGCAACTACACCGAGTGGCTGATGCAGAAGGACGAGCGCCTGAAGCAGGAAGAGAACCAGGAAAAGGCGCGGCAGAAGGCGATCCAGAAGGAACTGGAGTGGGCCCGGCAGAACGCCAAGGGCGGCCGTTCCAAGGGCAAGGCGCGTCTGGCGCGCCTGGACGAACTGCAGTCGGTGGACTACCAGAAGCGCAACGAGACCAACGAAATCTTCATCCCGCCGGGCGAGCGCCTGGGCAACTCGGTGATGGAGTTCAAGAACGTCTCCAAGAAGTTCGGCGACCGCCTGCTGATCGACAACCTGTCGATGATCATCCCGCCGGGCGCCATCGTCGGCATCATCGGCCCCAACGGTGCCGGTAAGTCGACCCTGTTCAAGATGATCACCGGGCAGGAGAAGCCGGATTCGGGCGAGATCGTGGTCGGCCCGACCGTGCAGCTGTCGTAC encodes the following:
- the ettA gene encoding energy-dependent translational throttle protein EttA codes for the protein MSQYIYTMNRVSKTVPPKRQIIKDISLSFFPGAKIGLLGLNGAGKSTVLKIMAGVDTDFEGEARPQPGTKVGYLAQEPELDPNKTVRESVEEGVGEVLQAQAALEAVYAAYAEEGADFDALAKEQERLEAILAAGDAHTLENQLDVAADALRLPPWDAKIANLSGGEKRRVALCRLLLQKPDMLLLDEPTNHLDAESVEWLEQFLARYTGTVVAVTHDRYFLDNAAEWILELDRGRGIPWKGNYTEWLMQKDERLKQEENQEKARQKAIQKELEWARQNAKGGRSKGKARLARLDELQSVDYQKRNETNEIFIPPGERLGNSVMEFKNVSKKFGDRLLIDNLSMIIPPGAIVGIIGPNGAGKSTLFKMITGQEKPDSGEIVVGPTVQLSYVDQSRDKLEGNHNVFQEISGGLDILNINGVEIQSRAYIGRFNFKGQDQQKMVGSLSGGERGRLHMAKTLLQGGNVLLLDEPSNDLDIETLRALEDALLEFPGNTFVISHDRWFLDRIATHILAFEGDSHVEFFQGNYREYEEDKKRRLGDDAGPKRLRFKALK